The following proteins come from a genomic window of Geomonas sp. RF6:
- a CDS encoding LamG-like jellyroll fold domain-containing protein — MLADTPEAYWRLGESAGTVAADSSGNGHDATYSGPLLGQAGAIVGDADTAVYFGSSGIIQTGSTGLLPSLDSWTVETWVKVPATGTLMEMVSWYPGGYFWGHGSAYILGISEQGVPTYTLQDVSGNLIILKGPAAINDSSWHHVVGVLDRQGGAVKVYVDGKEVASAPVAALGLIAENGTSLNIGHQYRYWTEASHFQGMMDEVALYRGALSAEQVGNHYDTGRGLSFDSDGDGVPDGLDKCAATPAGSIVDTKGCITQCPSQTSSTAIDTAVQEALAAQSALLAEKDALIAQKDATIASLNADNNLLTAAVASKEDTVAALQREVATLQAAIADKDAALAALNASIAALRASLAEREQAISQLQQQVSALDGTIAALTSSSDAKDQAIARLNSQMSLMFTAAQLDKAVLDAKAVAQQELMAVLVGNLRKVFGDAGFSLPGGTAIEQITSFTDALGKMPAGQIKKLHELTGR; from the coding sequence GTGCTGGCAGACACACCGGAGGCCTACTGGCGCCTCGGTGAGTCCGCAGGAACTGTTGCCGCCGACAGCAGTGGCAATGGGCATGACGCCACCTACTCCGGTCCCCTTCTCGGGCAGGCGGGGGCGATCGTAGGAGACGCTGATACCGCGGTGTACTTCGGTTCCTCAGGGATCATCCAGACCGGCAGCACCGGTCTCTTGCCGAGCCTTGACTCGTGGACGGTAGAGACGTGGGTCAAGGTGCCCGCGACCGGAACGCTGATGGAGATGGTGAGCTGGTACCCCGGCGGCTATTTCTGGGGGCACGGCAGCGCCTATATCCTGGGGATCAGCGAGCAGGGGGTCCCCACCTACACTCTCCAGGACGTCTCCGGCAACCTGATCATTCTGAAGGGACCGGCTGCGATCAACGATTCTTCCTGGCATCACGTGGTGGGGGTACTGGACCGTCAGGGGGGAGCCGTCAAGGTGTATGTCGATGGGAAAGAGGTCGCGTCCGCTCCGGTTGCCGCCTTGGGATTGATCGCGGAAAATGGCACGTCCCTCAACATCGGGCACCAATACAGGTACTGGACGGAGGCCTCCCACTTCCAGGGGATGATGGACGAGGTGGCGCTGTACCGGGGCGCGTTGAGCGCGGAACAGGTCGGGAACCACTACGATACCGGCCGCGGGCTCAGCTTCGACTCCGACGGTGATGGAGTTCCTGATGGCCTGGACAAATGCGCGGCTACCCCCGCCGGCTCCATCGTCGACACCAAAGGGTGCATCACCCAGTGCCCGTCGCAGACCTCCTCAACCGCAATCGACACAGCGGTTCAGGAGGCGTTGGCCGCACAGAGTGCTCTTCTTGCGGAGAAGGATGCCCTGATTGCCCAGAAGGATGCGACCATTGCGTCGCTGAACGCCGACAACAATCTCCTGACCGCAGCCGTTGCCTCGAAAGAGGACACCGTTGCAGCTTTGCAGAGAGAGGTCGCGACGCTCCAGGCGGCGATAGCGGATAAAGATGCCGCGCTCGCAGCCCTTAACGCGTCGATTGCTGCTCTCAGGGCGTCGCTTGCCGAGAGGGAGCAGGCCATATCTCAACTGCAGCAGCAGGTTTCCGCCCTCGATGGGACGATCGCAGCGCTGACTTCCTCCAGTGATGCAAAGGATCAGGCAATCGCCCGCCTCAACTCGCAGATGAGCCTGATGTTCACAGCCGCGCAGCTGGACAAGGCGGTGCTCGATGCGAAAGCGGTCGCACAGCAGGAGTTGATGGCGGTTCTGGTGGGGAACCTGCGGAAGGTCTTCGGTGACGCCGGCTTCTCGCTTCCGGGAGGCACTGCCATAGAGCAGATAACCAGTTTCACCGATGCCCTCGGGAAGATGCCTGCGGGGCAGATCAAGAAGCTGCATGAGTTGACCGGTAGGTAA
- a CDS encoding glycosyltransferase, whose product MKFLLVPGNNSLSHIAKCLAIDERLRALGHDSLLAVGADRAQFVRDSGRTCAILPDLQENDHAGLPTVQWFSDAEKISECIRNEVTLMKEYRPDRVLGVFRFTLKASAALAGIPFDSLTCGCMLHSSSEVLGFDRREEGAAEQKQYLDNFYRYAGRKVGAVLKTFGLEGIADIREMLQGERTFLWDFPEFAAVPPGIDTHHIGPVSWNYWPHDELDIPQLTEDAAPLAIVTFGTCVNSAEVAIRTVRLLSGMGYRVLLAAGGQNELLCASKLPARVTVCRFAPLHLLFPHAALLVCHGGQLTVFEALAHEVPVLVMPLQPEQAHNGLCLERLGCGKRLLPPQIFRGNSQVYIDAFQAMSDDDFCTAVRSCTREAIAPGRLAHARTILESFQATQTLCNMLVN is encoded by the coding sequence ATGAAGTTCCTCCTGGTTCCGGGTAACAACTCCCTCTCCCACATCGCCAAATGCCTGGCCATCGATGAGCGGCTTCGTGCCCTCGGGCATGATTCACTGCTCGCGGTGGGAGCGGACCGCGCTCAGTTCGTCCGCGATTCCGGACGCACCTGTGCAATTCTGCCGGACCTGCAGGAAAACGACCACGCCGGGCTCCCGACGGTGCAGTGGTTCAGCGACGCTGAGAAGATCTCGGAGTGCATCAGAAACGAGGTCACCCTGATGAAGGAGTATCGCCCCGACCGGGTCCTCGGCGTCTTCCGCTTTACGCTGAAGGCTTCTGCAGCACTCGCCGGGATCCCCTTCGATTCGCTGACCTGCGGCTGCATGCTCCACTCTTCATCCGAAGTCCTCGGGTTCGACCGCCGGGAAGAGGGAGCCGCCGAGCAGAAGCAATACCTCGACAACTTCTACCGGTACGCAGGCAGAAAAGTGGGAGCGGTGCTGAAGACTTTCGGTCTGGAAGGGATCGCCGATATCAGGGAGATGCTGCAGGGCGAGCGTACCTTCCTCTGGGACTTCCCCGAGTTTGCAGCTGTCCCCCCCGGCATCGATACCCACCATATCGGCCCGGTCTCCTGGAATTACTGGCCGCACGACGAGCTGGACATCCCGCAACTCACCGAGGACGCGGCACCACTCGCCATCGTCACCTTCGGGACCTGCGTCAACAGCGCCGAGGTGGCCATCCGTACCGTCCGCCTCCTTTCCGGGATGGGATACCGCGTCCTTCTGGCGGCAGGGGGGCAAAACGAGCTCCTGTGCGCATCAAAGCTTCCCGCAAGGGTCACTGTCTGTCGATTCGCCCCCTTGCACCTCCTTTTCCCCCATGCCGCCCTGCTGGTGTGCCACGGCGGGCAGTTGACGGTCTTTGAGGCCCTCGCGCACGAGGTACCGGTACTGGTCATGCCGCTGCAGCCTGAACAGGCGCATAACGGTCTCTGCCTCGAGCGGCTTGGCTGCGGCAAAAGGCTTCTCCCTCCCCAAATATTCAGGGGGAATTCCCAAGTCTATATCGACGCTTTCCAGGCGATGAGCGATGACGATTTCTGCACCGCGGTACGCAGCTGTACACGTGAGGCAATTGCTCCTGGCCGCCTGGCGCACGCCCGCACGATCCTCGAAAGCTTCCAGGCTACTCAAACTCTCTGCAACATGCTGGTGAACTGA
- a CDS encoding alpha/beta fold hydrolase: MATGVLLIHGFTGRPDDFGTLPGALAARLGADAVHALCLPGHGCAEPPRFDTDAILVAVEAAASRFLHRGDDLVVICHSTGGTLALAALADHLPALRLLVLVSVPRRIDIPYIARWGEHASPGNAISLTSLASMVHLVNRIDPRTVSGRCPVLLLQGEEDELVPRDEVLLWQEAIVSARTVLLPGARHHLFKGESSRFVEDVLLRAVSDACHRPTPKERERMARLVSVEPEAAAFLTTSPHSLRHLAASPAGLSLEDLAGPVAAEPQVEPVFLNIEITTRCNLRCPFCARTVRGSENRDMSVETFRRILDLVPHGYRVTLVGLGEPLLHPEVATLVREGVSRGRRVSLVTNAAALTPDMGERLLDAGVHGITFSLDAVTQGVADTARPGSDMELILSNIRAFCRQADAARKVSRALFTALSVVTLPHLEELVSVAATLGVDAMMLSDLNFTFNSANSLFHLGKEAALKTLRQAVRTAFSLGLPVLSVHGLEELGLPHRYHRHLLSNPARLLERPEGRTHCVSPWQTLPVSVDGTVTACDCQPENRAGNLLLDPFGEIWQGQVMMRQRRQMIGETPPSCCTSCPRF; the protein is encoded by the coding sequence ATGGCAACGGGCGTCCTCCTCATCCACGGCTTTACCGGAAGGCCCGACGATTTCGGCACCCTCCCCGGAGCCCTTGCCGCGCGCCTCGGCGCCGACGCAGTACATGCACTTTGCCTCCCCGGCCACGGCTGCGCCGAGCCTCCCCGCTTCGATACCGACGCAATCCTTGTCGCGGTCGAGGCTGCCGCCTCCCGCTTCCTGCATCGCGGCGACGACCTCGTCGTCATCTGCCACTCTACCGGCGGGACCCTCGCATTGGCGGCCCTTGCCGATCACTTGCCCGCGTTGCGTCTGCTGGTTCTGGTGTCTGTCCCGAGACGGATCGACATCCCTTACATCGCACGGTGGGGAGAGCACGCATCCCCTGGAAACGCCATATCCCTCACCTCCCTCGCCTCCATGGTCCATCTGGTGAACAGGATCGATCCCCGCACCGTTTCCGGACGCTGTCCCGTCCTCTTGCTGCAGGGGGAGGAGGACGAACTGGTGCCGCGCGACGAGGTGCTCCTCTGGCAGGAGGCTATCGTCTCCGCACGGACGGTGCTCCTCCCGGGCGCCCGGCACCACCTCTTCAAGGGGGAGAGCTCACGGTTCGTCGAGGACGTGCTGCTGCGGGCCGTCTCCGATGCATGCCACCGCCCCACCCCAAAAGAGCGGGAGAGGATGGCACGCCTCGTCTCGGTGGAACCGGAGGCCGCCGCTTTCCTCACCACATCCCCCCACTCCTTACGTCACCTCGCCGCCTCCCCGGCGGGGCTGTCCCTCGAGGATCTCGCGGGTCCGGTGGCGGCCGAGCCACAGGTAGAGCCGGTCTTTCTCAACATCGAGATCACCACCCGATGCAACCTGCGCTGCCCCTTCTGTGCCCGTACGGTGCGCGGCTCGGAGAACAGGGACATGTCGGTGGAGACCTTCCGCAGGATCCTCGACCTCGTGCCCCACGGCTACCGCGTGACTCTCGTGGGGCTCGGCGAACCGTTGCTCCATCCGGAAGTCGCCACGCTGGTAAGGGAGGGAGTGTCACGAGGACGGAGGGTATCGCTCGTCACCAACGCGGCGGCGCTCACCCCCGATATGGGGGAGCGACTCCTGGACGCCGGGGTGCACGGGATCACCTTCAGCCTCGATGCCGTCACTCAGGGAGTGGCCGACACGGCGCGACCAGGCTCAGACATGGAGCTCATCCTCTCAAACATCCGCGCGTTCTGCCGTCAGGCGGATGCGGCGAGGAAGGTATCGCGGGCTCTCTTCACGGCACTTTCCGTCGTCACCCTCCCCCACCTCGAGGAGCTCGTCTCGGTCGCGGCGACTCTGGGGGTCGACGCCATGATGCTCTCCGACCTCAACTTCACCTTCAACTCCGCCAACTCCCTTTTCCACCTCGGCAAAGAGGCAGCGCTGAAAACGTTGCGACAGGCGGTGCGCACCGCGTTTTCCCTCGGGCTGCCGGTACTCTCGGTCCACGGCCTCGAGGAACTGGGGCTCCCGCACCGCTATCACAGGCACCTCCTCTCCAACCCCGCCCGCCTGCTGGAGCGCCCTGAGGGAAGAACCCACTGCGTTTCCCCCTGGCAGACCCTTCCCGTTTCAGTCGACGGGACGGTTACCGCCTGCGATTGCCAGCCTGAGAACCGCGCGGGGAACCTCCTTTTGGACCCGTTCGGGGAGATC